Genomic window (Alligator mississippiensis isolate rAllMis1 chromosome 4, rAllMis1, whole genome shotgun sequence):
gctcctggctgtgTCCCTACATTGCTGCATGTGTAAGAGTATGTCTTGGACATCGTGAAGTACATCTGAATGGTTATCTCAAGACTGGATCATTAAATCAGCAgcggaaaagcagcagtgcattcagctgctcgtTTAACCCTGATTGGAAAGGCATTGTGTAtacatgccaatcctgggatatttctgtttCAGGGCAAATGTAGACACAGGTTGTCTCAGGGCAAATACAACATTTGTTCCTAACCCAAGAGATTGTCTCTCAACATATGGCTGGCTCACATAATGGACATGGGCCTTTTACTAATTCCAGAAGATTGAGTTACTCTTAGCTGAAGTGGTAGATGCCTGTTCTCTTGGTTCTGAGGATCCTGAGTTTTGCGCTTATTGAACCTGGGAGAGGGATGTTGCTTTAGGATCAAAATATAGCTAATTTTGGAGCTGATTCATGATTGTGGGGGCTTTTTGCTACAAAATATATAATGCATATTGTAATGTACTTATGGACATTGCCTAATTTTTTTAGATTGCCTGACAAAACTCTATAATAGGTATTATATGCTCATAGTTTGTTCTGTAGACCATGGAGTCAGAATAATATACTTGGCAAGCTGCTTCAAATTATTTAGGAATGGCCATTTCTCATAGCTTGGTAGAAACTAGTATTCATATATTAAACACCCAGAAGCTATATTTCCACACTGAAATTAAAACTTGGACACCAAGTTTATAAGCCAGATATTAATTACAAATTCCAGCCCTATGTGATCGCCCTTAataaaaatattagttttctttGTAACAATATTATTACAAATCAAACCCAAAGAAATACAGTCATGCATGTTTATCTTTCTAATTACATTTTTGGGCAGTGTGGCAGCATACCAATACAACGATCAGTAAATTATAATGCTCGTGTGCCAAATCCTGCAATCTTTTTTCAGTCAAAATTCCCACCCAATCCAATGGGAGTTGAACCCTGGATACAGGTTAGTTTGAAATTACTTTCTAGTAATTCCTTTTGAATACACTTCCTTAGGATTTTTACCATTTACCAACATTAAAAGTATGGCAGAATATGCAATTTGGAATTAGGCCTGTAAGTAGATTGCAGTTCTACTGTCCAACCTTATCAGACCTGTTAATGAACTGAGTGATGATGGATAAAGCCATGGCAGTTTTGAATTTTAAATGTTTCCTTACATGGATGTGAAGATGTGGCTCTTAATTCTTGTTCCTGGATAAATATATCTGAATGGAAATACAAATAATACATTTGCAACAATTTAGTTTGAAATCCAGGATTAAACCTTGCTATAGCAAATGCAAACAGTTTTATATGTATTAATGAATTGAGTGTGAAATAATGAACTGTACCTCTTAGTATGTTAGGTTCACTTGAGGTCGTACAAAAATTCTGTTGTGAGGTCTGGGCCAAATCCAGGTCTCTAGACAGAGATCCTGGATTTTAACCACAAGATcatctgcagctgggaacctggccaGGAGCTCGAGTGTGGCTTtgggcagccaggctctggttttgggcagcatgtgctactgccacatgtgccactccactttttttctaaaaaaacccccagcactgcaaggtagcagcatggagagaacctgaatgtgtggtgtgtagTGCTGCATAtccatctgcggtgccacatattGCAtggccatgctcgtctggacacagccaATATGCTCGCACAAACTGGAGGGATCAGTTCCAAGATGGAGGGGAGAAGGTAGTGACCTCATCAATGTCCCACTCTTTCTTTGACACCACAGGGACTGCTAATAAGTGGTTTGATGAATCCTTGATATaagcctactgaaatcaatgtatTTACACCAAAGATGAATTTAGCCCTTGAATTTAGTTTTAAATTGCCCTTGATGCAAGTTTTAAGAATCACTTCTGTGATCTTGACGTGGGTCCCCTACAAACAAGACTGAACTCcatattctttcttttttaaggaaATAGCAAAGCAAGAGGCTGTGACTGTTAAGCCCTTGTACTGTATCTTCGTTAACTACATTGCAATTATTGCCTGGCATTCATAATAGAAATAAAGCACATAACATCAGAGTTTCTAAAATGACACTGTTTTTATTATAGATTTACTTTCTCAAAGAAAATGAAGTCAGCTACACAAAGCTGCCAAGCAATATTTGTTGAATTAAAGCCTCTATATCTtcacaaatgcttttttttcttttcttttttaaagatatgtAAACAGAAAACCCTAAATATATGTCACCTTTAGGATCTTTTCCCCTCCAAAGCTGAAGGTTGTGGCTTTTTATTTTGTAGGTAATATTTTTTGAATAATTACTGATGCGGGGGGAGGGATTAGAGTTTAAGGACCTGATCCTTCACTCTACATGGCTGCTTCACACTGCTTCAATGGCACCTAATATTCAGCGGCTGTTTTGACCAAGTTCTCAGATGACTATGGAAGTTCTATGCCACCCTTGGGAAGCTCAGTGTACCTTAAAGCCATCTAGTTGGCCTGAGGTTTAAGGAAAAGACTAAGTAGGTTTAGATCCTCTTtccatcacatgcacacccatCTTGCCCTTCAACTTCACAGATGTATGTCAACTATAGCCTAGGACCTGTCCTATGTGTCTGACCATTAAATCTCCTTGCTGGGATCTCTTGGAAACAACAGTTTCCAATAAAACAATAGTAATTTTCCCATTTCTTCCTTATAATATGAATTAACTTCATTTGCAAGGAAAACAGATTAGGGTTGTAAGACACAGTATTTAACTCTATTTCCCACTTCAATCATTACAGACTGTAGTGCTGACGAACAATGCCGTAAGACTGATAGTTAGAGGACTGAAATTTGGGGACAGTCAGGTGTTCTGAAATACTAGCTCCAATGAAGTCACTGGCAAAGTTACAATTGACTTGTTGGACTAAGATTTCACTCCCAGACTTCATAGCCTGCCCAATCTATCTTTTATATATCTGGATAAGGTTCATATACAACTTTACCAATCCATTCCATGCAGGTCGCTGAAATGATGCTAATACTTTTGATCAGCTATGAATTGCCTGATATAAGCCaccaatttaattttaaatgctatTAGATCTATTAATACCTAGGTGCTCGGGTGCAAGATATGCCATTCAGAACAGTTAAAGTCATCAAAGAGGAAAAATGATGCAAgtcaataaaaatcaataaaaatacatattaaaGTGTTAATCTGCCCCTGTTTTCCTGAGAGGCCTGAGGCAATCCTTTTCAGGCCTTTCAACACTTTGGCATTTTCTGCCTGTCTGACATATTATAGAAATAGAAAACGTTTTGTAGCACAACCAAAATATATATTGAAACAACTTGAGAAGCAGTAAACTTAGCTGAATTATACTATACTATATAGTATATTATAGATACTATATAATATGTTGCTTTATAATTGGCATAACATTCTTTCCCttaaacagagaagaaaaatacaaaCAAGCCACTCCCCAAAAcagcttttaatttaaaaacaaagtagTGAGAGAAACCAATATCACAAAATTGTCTTTCTCCTTTTGGCCATGTCATCTACAGTTTTCTCTGAATTTAATATTTGCAAATAAAAGTTATACTTTTGTAGAAGGCCTCTATGCAACAATTAAGATGTGTTTGCCTACCATACTGTGTTGTCAGAAGGATGTGACTTCCTCAAGGTAAAGTACAAGGAAAGCTACATTTCTAAATGGACACTTTCGTTAGCATAGACTTTCTTTAGTCTCAACATCTTCTAATAAATAAGCATTGACATCATTTTTTTGCAAAGTCAATACTAACTTTCTTTTAGTGCCATTCCGATTTGTAAAGCGAGTCTACACAGAAAGCGCTATAGCAttccttattattattttattgaaCTTTAAATCAAACCTCCTCGGTGCACAAGGGAAAATGATTATTTTTCCCTAACTGTTATCCTAGAATGTAAAGGCAAGGTATATTTTTGTGGTTGCAGCAACATCATGAATATTAACAATAATTGGATGAACTTAGGTCTGGAACTTGCAAACACTTGCATGTTAAGTTAATCATATGCATTTTCAAGATCAGCGCACCAGCAAACAGCTGCTGATGCCTGAATCAGTCAAGAATCCATTCACTTTCTTATACCTGCAGTATTAACAGGAGTGAAAAGGGCAAAACCTGATTTTTGCTGGAGGCGGGGAAGATTGGTGGAGTGATCTGACTGCTATAATTTGGGGGCAGATCTGTTGAAGGACAAGATGATGTATTGCCTGTGACTTCTAACTTGTATTACACTTTAATGATTTCACTGCAACACTTGCACTGTGACAATGTGGgaacacggtcaggaaggccaaatgcaccttgtcatgcatccacagatgcatctcaagcaggtccaaggaggtgatcctccccctctatgcgacactggtcaggccgcagttggagtactgcatccagttctgggcactgcacttcaggagggatgtggacaacatggagaggggccagatgagggccacccacatgatcagggggcagcagggcaggccctatgaggagaggctaaaggacctgaacctgttcagcctccacaagagaaggctgagaggggatctagtggcctgttacaaactagtcagaggggaccagcaggcattgggggagtccctgttccccccagcactcccaggagtgacaagaagtaacagtcacaagctggcagagggtagattcagactagacatcaggaggcgctacttcactgtcagggtggctaggatctggaaccaacttccaagagaagtggtgctggctcctaccctgggggtctttaagaggaggctggatgaacaccttgccgatGTCGTTTGAccacagtactctttcctgccatggcagggggtcggatttgatgatctactcaggtcccttctaaccctagcaactatgaaactgtgaaacttgCAACTTAAATACAGTTACATGTGCCAGAGTAGAGAATCAGAGAATAAAAACTAATTCCAGCTTACACAGTCTAATTTCACTCTCTGAACTGGATCAAGTTTAGAAAATAAGCAATTAGCATAAGTGGCTTTAAAAGACATTTGAATGTGAATTCCTTCAATGTCTCTCATCTCAGAGACTtaatagctagggacagaagttacacacaaaatggtataagtgatcagaagccagtttaaatctgtaacacaacagaagttctgtgcacataaaccgctttcaaaatggccaaaaccagtttaagagaaacctggatggatgtagtatcagacttaactgagttagGTTAAACTGATTTATTGAACTTTTATCCCAGATCCCctgcagattcaagttaactctcagtcccccagtatcccaggatgctttgaacctccccacaaactccccctcacagagtgggtgggcaagccttggcccaagctgtctgctccagacgaACAGGGAGGCATACTCTAACGTCTTGCCACCCCCGCctttttggcctgagccactgcgggcatgtggctgcatttctggaatcaagagagaatgtctgttcgcttgcttattggttcaatctacacaggttagactaacctgcaaagattgaattgattcagccttgggctttttgactgactgtactCAGCCAGTGACACAAAGAAAAAATTTTAACAGAGTCCCCTTAATGGTTGTGGTTTAGAAACAGCTTAAGGACTCCTGCATCCCCGCTCATGTGAGTATGGTGGGCCAGACATACACAACATTGTACCTTATATGCCTATTCATACCTCTCTAAAGTGCAGACAAATCAAATATCCCTACCTGCCTACAACTGTAGTAGTGTTTTATACCCATTTTGCACTGGTTTTGTACAGGCATAAATAACTGACAAGTGCAAAGCAGTGGAGAATAAAACTGAATGTTGCATAGAAGTGTATTGGTCATCAAAAAAGAGTTTCTAATATTTCCATTTGTGCTCTCATCCTACTAGAAGCTGCTCAGCATGATGCCAGTCTTGACACCATTCTTAGCTGCGCAAAGTATGAAACAGATCCTAAGAGAGGACTATAATCTGAAAACACTTACAGTACTCCCTAACCTGTGCTCCTGTATACCTTTTCTTGGAGGAAGGcctcagaaatgcagccactaaGTCAGTAAGGTACAGGTAAATCTGACAGTTTGCTCAAATGACaggtagagaaggaaaaaagaaaaggggaacgTTCTACCCCAATCACAAATATTGAATCAAATGCATATGCAACTTAGTATCCCACAAAAACATCACAAAAGCATAAAAACTTCTTCTGTAATGGTTTAAACAAGACATAGGCTCAAGCAAGAAAAAGTCCAACTGATTTTTAAACATTTGACTGCTTAGGAAGCTTTTGTAATAGAAAGGTCAGTTTACTTTAGGTACATACAGGTTTAGATTTGGAATCTTTATCCTTCCCAAACTTTGAGGCCCATATTTAGTCTTAGCTAGAAAAAGACgatccatttttaattaaatgaggGCAAAATTAAAACTTAATCTAAACTACTACCAAATTGATTGATTTATGTTTTGTCTATCTTAGAGTTTGAtttccacccctgcctgccccccgcaTACTCATTTCTGTTCTTGGGGGTGGAAATACTAAAATGTCATTGGAAATGTTGTTTATGTACTATTTCCTGCCCAATTCTGCAGCTCTAAGACACCTGGAAAAGCAGATGAACTTCAGACTCACTGAAATCCATCCATCACTGACAATCTTCATCTGGCATGCGACACATTTACTATATTAAATACATACATAAGAGTGTAGGCACTAGTATTAGAGCTGGAAAAAAATGGGTTTGTTACAATAGAAACTGTGTCAACTTAGTGCTGGTAAAGGGTGTCCCATTAGCAATTTTGGAGACTGATTTTCTCCATCTATAGGGAGTACAATGCCGCAATCTGCAAGTGCACTTTTGCATTTGGGTCCTTGGTCTCTGTTGAGAAATCCAATTGTGATGACCGTGGCTAGATGGAGACTTAGTTTCCTTAGACTACTGGAAAGCTCTTGAATGATAATGACTCTGTTTCATACAATCTGGGTTCTACTTGAGTCAGCAACCTAGAGCCATAAGGTGCTGTCTCATTACCCATCCCCTGAGTCATCCAGTCCTTTAGAATATCTCTTCGATGTTGGACAGAAATAACGTAGAGTGGACACAAACACTctaaaatcatttaaagctggaaaaaaatctaGGCTTATGTTACTCAAAAAGGAAATTGTgagttgttttctctttttttccccattaaaaaataaagcatcaATCATGTGATCTGGCTGCCTCCTCCCAACTCCAAACCAAACTGCTCTGTAACATTTTGGTACTTTAACACCACTCTCTTAGCTGCTGATTTTGGTCAGCATCTTGTTAATGGCCTGTTTGACATGGGTGGTGGAGCTCCGTCTCCGAGTCTTGCCCTGAACCATCTTCCGACGTCGCACCTCACGGCAGAGCTCATAGAAGGCTTCCATGATGTTGCCTTCACCAGTGCAAGCAGAGCACTCATAAAAAGCGCATGCTAGTTCTGTGGCCAGCTTTTCACCCTCCTCTGTGCTGACCTGCCTGGAATGATCCAGGTCAGCTTTGTTTCCCACTAGGATGAGAGTAACGTTTTTGGGCTTTTTAACTTCATCCAGCAAGTTTTTCAGTGGCAGCACTTCCTCAAAGCTGCCCCTGTCAGTGATGTCATAGACCAGCACAAAACCTTCACCCCATCGTACGTGTCCTTCTTTCTGAATAGCATCCTCCTGTTCAAAAAGAACGACAAGAGTTTTAGGTTAAAGTCCATATACCAACTGAATGCAGCTTGAGAAACAAATAAAATTCCCTCAGGAGAATGTACTTCCCACAAGTCTAGTTCTCAATGGCTGTACAAGTTGCATATACCTTGCACAAATGGGTATAAATCACAGCTCTTGTGATTTCATGGCAGGTATGCCCACTCTTCCAGAAATGCAGAAGACAGCAAAAGGCAGTGTAAAGTCAGGTTCTAAGAACTGTTCACTAGTGAGTGGAATTGTTCACTAGTAGATTGTGTAAGAACCTACCGTAGCCTGGCAATGATTTAAAGATGACCAAGGGTAGGCAGAATCTACTCTGTCTTTGAGCAGATGTAGCTTGCTAACTCATATTTATATGAAGGCTGGTACAACTTAACTATGgtgcagccatgtgctgctgacCATAGTgtatgatcagcagggatccaagtttcccatttcccatggaaaaatgtggattttccccttttaaaggagaaaaatgtgagatTCCCTTTTTGCAAGTAGCTCTCTGCAAGCTGGCAGACTTCCATCCTGCAAGAGCTACTTGTAAAAGGGTGGGAAACCCTAAACCCtgtctggagggggagggggcaaggcctAAGAGTGAGTCAGCCAGGGCTGGGTCAGACTCACTTTCCCTCCTGTGGCCTTTGGAGCAAGGAGGGCTTTTTGGGGCTGGGGCCCCAGTGGGATAGGTGAGGGTCACACTGCCGGGAGAATCCAGGCCTGTGTATAGGgccagcagggtgggcaggggacagggaaggggtgtgtgggcagtgaTCACTCTGTCCCATGCCATGGGCCAGGACTGGGATGAGAGCAGACTTGTCCCACCATGGCTTGTCCTGACTAGGCTCATGTTGGGGctggaggcactgcccagctgggacagtggtggcggtggtggcacagtgcaggagggagtgcacGCTTGCACCCTTGTCCGCCAGGCTGGGTGCCCTCAGGGCAGGTTGGGAGCTTAGGTTGGGGCTggaagtgctgcccagccagggcagggaccaGAGCCCAGGCGTTAGGGGTGACTGCTGCCTATCCTTTGTGCTGGCGGCTGCTGCCCCACAGTTCACCGCACTGCCACACCACATCCTGTGGTTGCAGTGGCTGCTGGTGGCTCCACTGGGGCTAGTGCtgaaggcagtggcagggggcatgggacatggggaggggaggagtggcacAGCCAGCCTGCATGCCACCCTGCTCAGCCCAGGGCCCCACTAGGCTCACCAGCCCCAGAGGGAAGTGCGGTCCCTGCATGCCTAGCCACAAGATGGGACAGGGCCAGCCAGCAGGAGGCCTAACCacaccagcagctgctgcactgcagtCCAGCCCCATGCTTGCTGGAACATGTGGCCCCGGCCTGGgcgggctcctggtcccaggaaccacttgggggcagagggaggtgatGGGCTAGGGTGGAGgtggtagtgggggtggggggtgatgggCAAGGGGTGGATTGAGGTGGCAGCAAAGTCTGTGTGTTTGATGgcttgggggtggcagcaggtaggggtgtggcagagggggacagagagggacagagagatATGGAGGGGCAGTGGGATGCTCCAGGTAGAAGAGActggagcagcctgtgcagggggaggccagcctggaggggaagggtcttgcccaggcagaggcaggcccagcccagtccctgagcccagCCAAGGGATTCTAAGGAAAGGCATGGGgaccactggggcctgggcacaggtgcagggagcagaacagcaggcACTGGCACTTCCCAGAGCCTCAAAGCAGTGAGCAAGAGAGCCACAGCTGGGCCTGTGAATGGGTGGGGAGTGAGCAAGTTGCGAGGTAGACAgggactgtggggagggagggaggatcaCAGTGCctggggggctatggcttgggagtgaggagaaaTGGCAtatcagtgccacaaagcagcgggggggagagggggacacaACAACACAGCCActgctggacccacatcctggtgagcaaagcggGCAGGGGGagttctaattttccatgataaaaaaaaaccaacaaaatcaaatgctgaaatatataggtatttagaatttattttattataatggttgaagcactggtaggcttccaaactgctttaacattgttaaaatatatcaataaaatattgtgttcaactctTACGTATGTATATAGTGGCGTTTacttttaatcatggaaaaacagatTGGGAGGGGAAGGGTTAAATCGAACTtggcatttttaaacagagaaaactaaatGATCATTTGATTGTAGCCAATAGCTGTTTGCCAGGCTATGCaaataaatcttttttgtttGATCCCAGAACCAAAAATTGGGAAGAAAAATTCAATTCAATCTGAACCAAAATGCCAAAATgcttattttgtgtttttctgcTAGATTCTGCAGAGCTGTAATCAGGTAGACATTCTGGATTTGGTTCTTGCAGATATGAAAACAGCATCCTCCTTAGGAGCAAAGAAAAATTGCTCCACCTGAGAAGGCGTATCTTGGGGACCTGCTACACTTTGCTGCACTTCAGACACGGGGGATAAAAGCTT
Coding sequences:
- the RERG gene encoding ras-related and estrogen-regulated growth inhibitor: MAKSAEVKLAIFGRAGVGKSALVVRFLTKRFIWEYDPTLESTYRHQATIDDEVVSMEILDTAGQEDAIQKEGHVRWGEGFVLVYDITDRGSFEEVLPLKNLLDEVKKPKNVTLILVGNKADLDHSRQVSTEEGEKLATELACAFYECSACTGEGNIMEAFYELCREVRRRKMVQGKTRRRSSTTHVKQAINKMLTKISS